The following coding sequences are from one Triticum dicoccoides isolate Atlit2015 ecotype Zavitan chromosome 4A, WEW_v2.0, whole genome shotgun sequence window:
- the LOC119284648 gene encoding protein PAM68, chloroplastic-like, which yields MELPLSAPRAHAAAAFPCSPTSIFRLHGAATPHSRARPLHARRNKNSRGDAAEPKVITIGRPGKKSKRRGDKKQDQQQLPADQEDEDDEEDDDEEEDERDVAIPEVVTNRMMRRVGASVGIPLALGLAFFPAFYYLKKVAKVDVPSFIPYGLSFVFFGAALAGVSYGIVSASWDPAREGSLLGWNEARRNWPVFWESFRGTPPPSPPRRGR from the coding sequence ATGGAGCTGCCGCTCTCTGCGCCGCGCGCGCATGCCGCCGCTGCCTTCCCCTGCAGCCCCACTTCTATCTTCCGCCTCCACGGGGCAGCCACTCCCCACAGCCGCGCGCGCCCTCTGCACGCCCGCAGGAACAAGAActccaggggcgacgccgctgagccCAAAGTCATCACCATCGGCCGGCCCGGGAAGAAGAGCAAGCGGCGCGGCGACAAGAAGCAGGATCAGCAGCAGCTCCCGGCGGACCAAGAAgacgaagacgacgaggaggacgatgatgaggaggaggacgagaggGACGTGGCGATCCCGGAGGTGGTGACGAACCGGATGATGCGGCGGGTGGGGGCGTCGGTGGGGATCCCGCTGGCGCTGGGGCTGGCCTTCTTCCCGGCGTTCTACTACCTGAAGAAGGTGGCGAAGGTGGACGTGCCGAGCTTCATCCCCTACGGGCTGTCCTTCGTCTTCTTCGGGGCGGCGCTGGCCGGCGTGAGCTACGGCATCGTGTCAGCCAGCTGGGACCCCGCCAGAGAGGGCTCCCTGCTCGGCTGGAACGAGGCCCGCCGCAACTGGCCCGTCTTCTGGGAGTCCTTCCGGGGCACCCCTCCTCCGAGCCCTCCTCGCCGGGGACGATGA